A genomic segment from Danio aesculapii chromosome 17, fDanAes4.1, whole genome shotgun sequence encodes:
- the tfb2m gene encoding dimethyladenosine transferase 2, mitochondrial isoform X2, protein MAACGGCRFIILTLRTLPRSASPCALPLTKHRTLSTSARTYSLDSFSSGTRKTPAQTERISPSLGGVQRNLSAVALPLTGQFRPLCRYDPLDLGDVDENAQKALVCKNLRRFIVDPALATIVTDHLSRDIDDGKAVIFECNPGPGVLTRALLNRGAQRIVALESDANFLPELQELESRLEGQLDVVHCDFFKLDPIGSGIMKPPVMYSEKLFSDLAISEIPWTADVPVKVVGLFTQRNERNLLWKMIYSLFERRSIFRYGRVELIMFISQKEYTKLVTGPRDYKNYQAFSALAQMAFDIELLHEEPLSSFLTTANNNRKSTSGSAKLLICGDFHAQPSLGFTENRAKKIKSDWFQLIERQQLLK, encoded by the exons ATGGCGGCATGTGGAGGATGCAGGTTTATTATTCTTACTTTAAGAACTCTACCAAGATCTGCATCACCCTGTGCTCTGCCTTTAACGAAACACCGGACTCTGTCAACCTCTGCAAGAACGTACTCTCTAGACTCATTCTCTTCTGGGACAAGAAAAACCCCAGCACAGACAGAGCGGATTTCTCCATCCTTGGGAGGCGTTCAGAGGAATCTCTCTGCTGTCGCTTTGCCCCTGACGGGTCAGTTTCGCCCGCTCTGTCGGTATGATCCTTTAGATTTGGGCGATGTGGATGAAAACGCACAGAAAGCACTGGTTTGTAAAAATCTGAGACGGTTCATCGTTGACCCTGCCCTAGCAACAATCGTAACCGACCACCTCAGCAGGGACATCGATGATGGGAAAGCTGTTATATTTGAGTGTAACCCAG GTCCTGGAGTGTTGACTCGTGCTTTGCTGAACCGCGGGGCTCAAAGAATAGTTGCACTGGAAAGTGATGCAAACTTTCTCCCTGAGTTGCAG gaaCTTGAGAGCAGACTGGAGGGGCAGCTGGATGTGGTTCATTGTGATTTCTTCAAACTGGACCCCATCGGCAGCGGCATCATGAAACCACCTGTCATGTACTCAGAAAAGCTCTTCTCTGACCTTGCCATCTCTGAAATACCGTGGACGGCAG ATGTCCCAGTGAAGGTCGTGGGTCTCTTCACACAGAGGAATGAGAGAAACTTGTTGTGGAAGATGATTTACAGCCTGTTTGAGCGCCGCTCCATTTTCCGCTATGGACGTGTGGAGCTGATCATGTTCATCAGTCAGAAAGAGTACACG AAACTAGTGACCGGTCCGAGGGATTATAAGAACTACCAAGCTTTCAGTGCCTTGGCGCAGATGGCCTTTGATATTGAGTTACTACATGAA GAGCCATTGTCATCCTTTTTGACTACAGCCAACAATAATAGAAAGAGCACATCAGGGAGCGCT aaactgctgatctgcggggattttcacgcacagccatctctagggtttacagagaatcgtgCAAAAAAGATCAaatcagactggttccagctgatagaaaggcaacagttactcaaataa